The following are encoded together in the Cynocephalus volans isolate mCynVol1 chromosome 4, mCynVol1.pri, whole genome shotgun sequence genome:
- the LOC134374827 gene encoding tripartite motif-containing protein 5-like — MASAFLEKLEEEVTCPICLELLTEPVSLDCGHSFCQACITANQKMSTVVQEGEGSCPMCRIRYQIENLRPSWHQANIVEMLKEVKLSPEEGQKVDHCVRHGEKLQLFCKEDGKIICWLCERSQEHRGHHTFLTEEVVQEHQEKLQAALEKLKKQQQEAEKLEADIQEERTSWKNLIQYERETVQSEFEKLRAILDCEEQNQLQKLEKEERGILKILAESEIELAQQSQVVRDLISDVERRLQGTAMEMLQVRLGMKP, encoded by the exons ATGGCTTCGGCGTTCCTGGAGAAATTGGAGGAGGAGGTGACCTGCCCCATTTGCCTGGAGCTCCTGACAGAACCTGTGAGCTTAGACTGTGGCCACAGCTTCTGCCAAGCCTGCATCACTGCAAACCAGAAGATGTCCACAGTAGTCCAAGAAGGGGAGGGCAGCTGCCCTATGTGCCGAATCCGATACCAGATTGAGAATCTGCGGCCTAGTTGGCATCAGGCCAACATAGTTGAGATGCTCAAGGAGGTGAAGTTGAGTCCAGAGGAGGGGCAGAAAGTAGATCACTGTGTACGCCATGGAGAGAAACTCCAgctcttctgtaaggaagatggTAAGATCATTTGCTGGCTCTGTGAGCGGTCTCAGGAGCACCGTGGTCACCACACATTCCTCACAGAGGAGGTTGTCCAGGAGCATCAG GAAAAGCTCCAGGCAGCTCTGGAGAAGCTGAAGAAACAGCAGCAGGAAGCTGAGAAGTTAGAAGCTGACATCCAAGAAGAGAGAACTTCCTGGAAG AATCTAATACAGTATGAGAGAGAAACTGTCCAGTCAGAGTTTGAAAAACTGAGAGCCATCCTGGACTGCGAAGAGCAAAACCAGCTGCAAAAgctggagaaagaggagagaggtaTTTTGAAAATCCTTGCAGAGTCTGAAATTGAGCTGGCCCAGCAGAGCCAGGTGGTGAGAGATCTCATCTCAGATGTGGAGCGTCGGTTGCAGGGGACAGCAATGGAGATGCTGCAGGTAAGACTTGGAATGAAGCCCTAA